TGACTTGTAAGTGTAttaaattgaaaacaaatttattgttaCAAGAcgttttgaataaaaaaattcaaaagcaaaTGGTGTCCTCAAAAACGTAACTTCCTCTCACTGATACATGCACACAGAAGCAGACGTACTGTACTATTTACTGAACAAAAAGAATCTCACTAGCTACAATCATCTCACAACATATACttgtatacatttatatatataacagacaTCTGCCACCTGACTGGATTGAATATGGATCTTATCCTGCTTGCTCGTGTCAGATCGTATCACACCTTACCTTACATATAGCTCGGATATGGATTGTAACCTTGAACCTGGCCATGCGGTTGGTGTGGATTACCATTGGATACAAATGGGTTGCCGAATGGGTTCATATTCTGCTGTTGTTGCTGGTAAGTTTGTGCAGGCCCCATCATCATTCCTGCGTTCTGATGCTGAAACCCAAAtatttgatgattttggttCGCCATTTGAATAGGAAGAGGTGCTCCGACTCCATTAGATGCAAAGAAAGGTTGGTGCATCATTTGACCGTTATGAATTCCATTTTGTTCCCATGGATTGTAGCTCCTGTTTTGCTGTTGAGTCACTCTGATTGCATCCTCATATAGGCTGTCAAGTGTAAGCTTGTCCAGTCCACCCGCCTTTTCAGTCAAATGACACATGAAGAAATCTAATGTCATAAACCCAAACTTTCTGAAATATAAGAGACATAGATAGAGGAAGGGACAACTTTACCAATTTGCTATTTGCAGCGGCACCTTCATTGGAGCTTGGGGCAGTCACAAGCGCCAATTCCCAACCACTCGAATTCCCATTTGTAAAATCAGTTGTCAAAGGTGGCGGCTCAActggatgaaaaaaaaaacatcaggtTGATTTCAATTTGTCTATTTACTGGGAAAACAGGATCTAAGAAATGATATACTAATACTGCCATGTGTGAAATAAACTGTATACCGCTAACAGGAACAATAGCCAAAGCCAAAGCATTTTTCTCTTCGAGTTCAGAGACCACTGGAGCTGGATCATCCATAGACTAGCAGGAGAAAGTCAAATGAGTCAGCACATTAgttccaagaaaaagaaacgcTAGGTTGGGAATAGTTAGACACTAGACACACACCAGAAGATCAGGTTGTTTCTCTACAGGCTTCTCTGCTTCTGCTGCTTTAACTGGTTCAGGTGATGCTGGTTTCTCTTCAACAACCTTTGGGGGCTTTTCGTACTCTATGGCCAAAATCTCTTTGGGAGCAGTAAGTTTCTCAACAACCTGCCGTTAACATAAAAGTAAGTGTTAATAGCAACTTGAATCACAGTGAAGGAAATGGTGATGAGTTTGTTCATGCAAAAAAGAACAGGAAACGCCTAGCATATTTGGATTTACAAAGCCAAGAACAAACGAATAGATAAAGAAACAACGACAGCCTTCATACCTGCCCCTTCTTGACCCCTGCTGCTAATGGTGCTTCTTTCACATACTCTTCCATTGCTTGTAGAAAAGAAGTGGGAGGCTTCATGCAAAACAAGATATGGTGAGGAAACAATCGCACAAATAACCGAATTACTATTTACATTTGTATGAAAATCCAACCTGCTCAATCTTTATAAATCTATCTCCACGTCCAACATTAACGCTTTTGCAAACTTCTAAAAATTCAGAAAGCCTCCCTGCCTGAACACCAATGAAACCAAACTTAAGGTGGTTCTTGTGCCAAACAAACGTTAAAGTAGAAACCAACACACCAGTTAAGAGGTTGTATGTACCTGTTTTACCGCTCTCCTGTACATATCCAAAGCCTTCAGAGCATCGTTTCGTTGCATCTCAAAGAACTGTTACAAGGAAAATTTGTGTTTGAATAAGTCAGGAAAgggagaaaaaatatatatgcagaAAAAGAAGCGCGTTTGCGTACCTTATCAACCAAATTGTCGATTCCATCTGTTAGTGCTTGGTATATCTTAGTGCTCTCAGATATAACCTAATTGGTGAGAAGTAGACCGACAATCACAAATGCtgttaacaaaatttaatcGAGGAACAGTTAATGCCAGTTAACTGTATAGCATACCATTGAGAGTGCCAACTGGATAATGTGATTTTGAACTGCTGCCCCTTCAGGCTGCAAAGATGCACCAATGTCATGTCGTTGAACGAGAGTGAAAGAGATACAAGATAATAGAAATTTACTTTGATATATCATCTAATGACCATTGctaacaaaatcaaacactaaacaaaactgACGTCGTAAACCCTGAATCGGATTTATCACCTGACAATCAAGAACACGGAAAAGAAGTTCTTGGAGAGCTGGAAGTTGTTCGAGCAAGTCAGGAGTGTCCAAATCTTTGGTTCTCTGCATGTATAGCACGTTCTTGAGAATTGTAGAGTGAAAGAAAACTCTCTGAGAGCTCATAAGAGGAAAGAGTTGAAAACCAAAACTTACTGGAGGGTCAATCTCAACATCGTACTTCAAAACACGGAAACACTCTAACCGCTCCTCTAAGAATAGAGCATAGAAACGGACCCAAGCAGAGTAAGCCCAAGCTGAAAAAAGGGGTAAAAGAAAGATAAGTATACCAAAGAGCTACCTGTATAAAAAAAGGGAGTCAACGAAAATAAAAGCAGTTTACTACCATTTGGACCGGAATCATCTTTGAAATGAGACATATTAAGCATATGACTCCTGCTTCTGCTATAATTAATAACTTCTTCATGAAAGGTCTGGTCCACTTCCCTCAAGGCACGGTGAATAACAATAAGAGTTTTCAGTGCAACCTGTAAATTTAAGAAGAATCAGCAAGCAGCAAGTACTAAACATAAAACCACGACCGTATTTACAACAATAGATAATCAAAAAAGTTCATTGCGACTTCACAAAAACAGACAGTGAAGCTGTAGCAGATAAATCTTACAAACTAAGAATACTTAACTAATGTTATATCTCTAGCAATTCCAGTTCTTAGCACATTCCTAATAAGTTTACATATGTGAAGGTCACCAGCAAACAACAAACGAAATAAAAACCGTACCGCCCAGTTATGTGTTCTTGATAACCGCCTTGCAAGAGCATGGATGCAATATGCAACATCTGCACGAGGCCTTGTTGCTGAAATAGCCATGAAAATAGCTGCAtagagacacacacacacaactcGTTATACGTCTTTTTTGCTGTAAAGGAATCAGTGGGCGCAAACAAATATTTTGCAACCAAGGCACTAACCATCTATGATTTACCCACCTCTGATGTATCTTTCTTTAGAAGGACGCTCCACATGATT
The sequence above is a segment of the Camelina sativa cultivar DH55 chromosome 10, Cs, whole genome shotgun sequence genome. Coding sequences within it:
- the LOC104719241 gene encoding putative clathrin assembly protein At5g35200 isoform X2, which codes for MSSGGGGSQSSLRRYLGAIKDTTTVSLAKVNSDYKELDIAIVKATNHVERPSKERYIRAIFMAISATRPRADVAYCIHALARRLSRTHNWAVALKTLIVIHRALREVDQTFHEEVINYSRSRSHMLNMSHFKDDSGPNAWAYSAWVRFYALFLEERLECFRVLKYDVEIDPPRTKDLDTPDLLEQLPALQELLFRVLDCQPEGAAVQNHIIQLALSMVISESTKIYQALTDGIDNLVDKFFEMQRNDALKALDMYRRAVKQAGRLSEFLEVCKSVNVGRGDRFIKIEQPPTSFLQAMEEYVKEAPLAAGVKKGQVVEKLTAPKEILAIEYEKPPKVVEEKPASPEPVKAAEAEKPVEKQPDLLSMDDPAPVVSELEEKNALALAIVPVSVEPPPLTTDFTNGNSSGWELALVTAPSSNEGAAANSKLAGGLDKLTLDSLYEDAIRVTQQQNRSYNPWEQNGIHNGQMMHQPFFASNGVGAPLPIQMANQNHQIFGFQHQNAGMMMGPAQTYQQQQQNMNPFGNPFVSNGNPHQPHGQVQGYNPYPSYM
- the LOC104719241 gene encoding putative clathrin assembly protein At5g35200 isoform X1; the protein is MFPLWVSVVEEGETKMSSGGGGSQSSLRRYLGAIKDTTTVSLAKVNSDYKELDIAIVKATNHVERPSKERYIRAIFMAISATRPRADVAYCIHALARRLSRTHNWAVALKTLIVIHRALREVDQTFHEEVINYSRSRSHMLNMSHFKDDSGPNAWAYSAWVRFYALFLEERLECFRVLKYDVEIDPPRTKDLDTPDLLEQLPALQELLFRVLDCQPEGAAVQNHIIQLALSMVISESTKIYQALTDGIDNLVDKFFEMQRNDALKALDMYRRAVKQAGRLSEFLEVCKSVNVGRGDRFIKIEQPPTSFLQAMEEYVKEAPLAAGVKKGQVVEKLTAPKEILAIEYEKPPKVVEEKPASPEPVKAAEAEKPVEKQPDLLSMDDPAPVVSELEEKNALALAIVPVSVEPPPLTTDFTNGNSSGWELALVTAPSSNEGAAANSKLAGGLDKLTLDSLYEDAIRVTQQQNRSYNPWEQNGIHNGQMMHQPFFASNGVGAPLPIQMANQNHQIFGFQHQNAGMMMGPAQTYQQQQQNMNPFGNPFVSNGNPHQPHGQVQGYNPYPSYM